One Ranitomeya imitator isolate aRanImi1 chromosome 4, aRanImi1.pri, whole genome shotgun sequence genomic window, aaatatctcgctgaggatctgtttataccaaggaaggtgacgggcacaagggggcattctttgcgtctggaggagagaaggtttttccaccaacatagaagaggattctttactgttagggcagtgagaatctggaattgcttgcctgaggaggtggtgatggcgaactcagtcgaggggttcaagagaggcctggatgtcttcctggagcagaacaatacaattaggttctgtaaaaggacgtagatctggggatttattatgatggaatataggctgaactggatggacaaatgtcttttttcggccttactaactatgttactatgttactatgtcactattGTAGGATTTTCAAACAACTCAAAAAAATAATTAATGAAGACAATATAGATTGAAGGCAATTTATCATCAAATTTTATCAATAAATGCCATTGCTACTACATTCTCCTGACTTTAATTACCTTTTTaaagccggtttcacatttgcggttgtgtccacagcgtttcttccgcatatatccgcatgcgttgtgtattcctatgtttaacattagggacatgcgtctgcgatcgtttgctttttgccgcgtttgacgatgcatgcatcgtttcgtcgtctgcagttttgtgcggaaatgcaacatgtagtaatttttagaggcgtcaatttgccgcctaaaaATGTATGCGGTCGAATGcgtaaggaatgcgccaaaaaacacattgctgtctaGTTGAacgcaaaatatttagaattgagagtcctcagtggttgataccttttaatggctaacgcaagcattcacaagcacatgcgtttgcttgcgttcgtaaaatcatgcgttgcaccagagaaaaacatgtctagaaacagataagccaccccccacatacaaggtgataaagggaggtagtggacatttgcatgtcactactcagcagacagccaagcagaacagagggaacaagcctctgaacaatgtgagtatatcctagccaatgcctttattttctattttctgtctctacatgtcctatttTCTGCCATTTCTTCCTTTCTGCATGCattagaatgtcttcttcttctgatgaggagcaacattCTGGGCCTTCCGAAGTaggacatgtcagtgaagtgagtactcacctcctcagattggtaagtattcactgtcaaatctacacaaatgacaattttttgtttttcttttttttttagagcacttcttctactgcggcagagactgggcaggagcagcggagtcgcggtcgggtggcaaggcggcagcgtgtacttATACAAGGCTACCTGCTGTATCCTCACTGTTGTATTCTTTAATCTTGCTTTCTGTACTTCACTCTTTCTTTTTAATTCTCTTCTGAACTACTTTTGTATCttcactttccttattcatgccatttctcagcctgttttctttcttttccttatgttaatgtatccaacattaatgtctttatttaatttttaggttccacaacggaatgaagacctcatagaaaatgacctcctcatctccctggtccaggggcgagtcccgttgtgggacacccgggatccactgcactcaaacaacgtgacgatccgacgcctatggaatgaggtggccaaaacgatgtgggatggctgggacaatgccccgactcaagtccgaaatgcatttggtaagtattgcactgcagtgtgaagcagcaaagaccttggccgtgctcactcaaatgtgtgtgatgaaagaaactctcaggagtttctttcatcacacacagttgtgtgagcacgggcaaaagtccattttctgaccattatgggattttttaacagtggccaaagtcaaaacacgttggcgttcgatgaacgaccgcttcaacaaggacctgcgtcaagagagccgtgttcccagtggttcaggagcaaggatccgaaagtacaaatcccatcgtgttctggcatttttaagactgctccttgcccagagaacgtaagtatgtatcccgtgcattaggttgtgttgtattgccataatctgtatgtttctattccacaggtgttgtcgtctgtttaatttttggtattaattttttttccttttttcacagcacatggagcactactgttggcccaggttctggagcggtccttcatcaaacagccacggacccgtcccagccatccagcagcgctgcagcaagtgggcctgccacacaaactggagaccaggaagctggtccatcaggttttcccctttcacagtcctctgccactgcgccttttttgggggctcctcccggcagtggcagagggcatcggataggtccctcatgtccGAGTTTttgcttgagctcggtttttcacgaaggactcaaggctttgggtgactgaatggatatttcccttagccacatgaatacacgtatccaggaggtcaccaaaagccttgaccaagtaaaagccaacctccagaggccatcacatcatttttttaaccaaattgagcagggaatgtcagaacaccttactcctgatctctagCATAGTGTCATGCAGgcttgcaatgctgcttacgtgcaggctatgcagcagagtcggtattttcagcagacagtggcagcatatccacctgtgccttctctgtcatgattaacctcaatgccgacctctgctgcataccactgcacggccacctctattcctagcactgccggacaccagtacagcaccaccaccatgccgagtgctgttggacagcccattgCCACCATCATGACAACCACTGCTCATGCTTGTACATCCTCCACTgataccacgatgcagcaggaccctggcatggccttcaatactgccaccaccacgatgcagcaggaccctggcatggccttccactctacaagcactatggactctggcatggctgcacactctacgagcactatggactattGAATGGCAGCACGCTctgcgagcactatggactctggcatggctgcacactctatgagcactatggactctggcatggctgcatgctctacgagcactatggactctggcatggctgcacgctctacgagcactatggactctggcacagtgcagccggaccctaacAGGTCACCAACCACGACCATGCCATGACAAATGATTCCTCCGAGGCTTCTAAGAACCCGGCAATcccagaaagtaaaaaaaaaaacagcggactcttagtattcctccccctttacctcccagtgtgtctgtaatgtcaagtATGTCTtacccttccagtgcatctcaagcctctcatgtgtcaagccttatccccgaactaccagaccccgcaagtttcattgccccttctcctgccacccctgcgtcgtccactgttagccaggcctcactgcttcacaccccccatttacatcactctaccccaagcaggtgcagttaaatttaaagtttgtgtaaaaaaaaaaaaaataacattatgtTTTGCCCTcaattatgtgtggtttattgtgtcttttgcCGTTGTCAACACACACCCTGCGCCGAAAACttcattttttggccacatcatagctccagtagttagcaaataaatgactgcagctttgtgtgtctttagtataaagatatgaggtgggccaaaaaaataattcatgtattatctccataatctcttccattagtctgtgactagtgttgcagactgaagtgaaaatggcggaaatacaatgcagaactatactcaacaaaactcattagttaggacacctgacctggtgagtagagaactgccttgtataacctccattttctcatcTGTGTGCATAATATTCCACACAAAGTTAAGGCACGATGGTGGTCATAcagggcatatctatgctcacctgtacatgtgtcagaaatagtgaattcatgaggctgttatatgtgcatcatgaattcattatttctgacacctgacttgatgagtatagatctgttttgtaggacagtcattgtctcttcagtctgtgtccaatggatactgcatagcagaacagaatcaggacgcaatgatgtcaacaaccttaccactaaagcaacatggctgccgtcacactagcagtatgtggtcagtgttttatatcagtatttgtaagccaaaacaaggagagaaacaattagaggtaaattataatattaacataactagcacctctgcctttatcacccactcctggttttggattacatatactgatataaaatactgaccaaatactgctagttggaGGACAGCctgggtttgtagaggaaatacataggagacacggccaagacaacaaaaaataaagtttagaAATATTATTAAGatttaagaaaattactggtacagataatattacaacaggacatttacacaactttGTCCTGCCATGagccacgtccaatatcagaataaaaaaggcagcaaattggtcccgcatgtgaccaacttcagcagttgatcgCAGCAGGTAatgatggtaatcgggcagtgggtgtgcaactggttcatccagttcaatgttgggtcgctccttagccattatataattgtgcagaaccacaccggctttgaccacctcgtcaactgtctccatttttagattaatggttgatgcaagaatgcgccattttgagactagaatgccaaaggtacactctactgttcttcgggccctggtcagtctgtagttaaagatccttttagtgtggttcaggtTCCGACtgaaatatggcttcagtaggttttcacacatctgaacggCGTCattcccaaccataacaaatggcattggtggaccttgagtgttggggagcgaTTGTgactgtggaaaattaaaatttttgccatacacacggcaacccatatcagagttcttaaaagtctgggaatcgttgccacgaccaaaagctccaatgtccacggcgatgaagcgacagtccgcatcggctattgccatgagcacaacagaaaaatattttttgtaattgaagtactccgatcctgttctcgcTGGTTTTATAATgttgatgtgctttccatccaccgctcccaaacagttggggaaatcacacgcaCTCCAGAAttcttccgcaatttcaagccacatgtccaaggtgggtaggggtataaactcatcctggaaaacattccacaaagcccgacaggtttctgcaactattccagacagggtggaaattccaagcctttattgaaagtggagggatgataaactctctctggttgccagaaatctgtaagaacaaaaaaaaattactattctatttatggtgtggttatgctaaagacagaaaggaaaatacccaaaaaatacgtgtctgaacacccaaaatttggactgtcattggtttagatttggagcgcaccttaatgtaaccagcagacgttcctcgggtgtaatcgctctacggagctgggtgtcctgtctccgtatggttccttggacatgagcaagcaaatcccggaacgacatccttgtatattcttggaatttctccgggttggcattaagctcgccatacagcgtgtgataggctccacatctctcacgtaattcaataatggggtgtctccaaaaacgcctacgtcgtctccttctcaatctttcgtgatttctgtcttgctcccaagcaaacgcacaggcaagaaacagcttgatgcttaaatccaggttgaaataaaagctctccatgcgaagatccattatgacatagcatacaggagcaaaatctgaagatttttgctgttcaagggtctatatatagagatcccataatacacgccctctgtagtcccattggcgctgtctggttatctagatttttctcctgttaaatttttcaccctgcacaccaaaaatgcaaacgcagaaaaaaaacgcatagaaacacttacaaacgcggcgttttttaaccgcatgcgttccccgcatgcatctaaaaaacaccgcgtttgtacgtgtttctatgcgttttttcctgcacttgcggatgcgtatTAAACGCTGGggattctaccgcaaatgtgaaaccagcctaataagcTCACTATATCCTCCAGGCTATGCAATATACTTTTAAGCTTCTTAGATTGTTTTTCTTAGTTTTACATAACTTGTGAATAATATGATTttcaaggggttgttccctttcaatgaaatgtcttcactagtgttgagcgataccgtccgatacttgaaagtatcggtatcggatagtatcggccgatacccgaaaaatatcggatatcgccgataccgatatccgataccaatacaagtcaatgggacatcaagtatcggaatgtatcctgatggttcctagggtctgaaggagaggaaactctccttcaggccctgggatccatagtgaggtgtaaaataaagaattaaaataaaaaatattgatatgctcacctctccggcggcccctggacatcacgctggtagccggccggcttctttgtttaaaatgagcgtgtttaggacctgcgaatgacatcgcggcttctgattggtcacgtgccgctcatgtgaccgccacgcgatcaatcagaagccgcgacttcattcgcaggtcctcaattcctagaattaggagtttagagaatgagaatgacgtcgcggcttctgattggtcgcgtggcggtcacatgggcggcacgtgaccaatcagaagcagcgacgtcattctcaggtcctaaaggcactcattttaaacaaagaagccggccggttaccagcgtgatgtccaggggccgccggagaggtgaatatatcaatattttttattttaattctttattttacacatccctatggatccgataccgatacctgataccacaaaagtatcggatctcggtatcggaattccgataccgcaagtatcggccgataaccgatacttgcgatatcggaatgctcaacactagtctttactGGCTAGAGAGTCCAATAAAAAGATCGATATACTCTGTACTCAACTTCACCAGGACCACTGACTAGTCACTGCCACTCTTCTTGGTGTTTGGCATTGGCTGAGGTGCTGACATGATGTCAACTGCACAGCAGTCATTTAGAGAGCTCAATGCCTCTGAATTGAGTGCTACGTTTACATTGCAAATCCCACTTTGAGTTGTTGAGTTCACTGACTGACTGCTGCACGGTCAAAGTGActtcagtgctgcagccaatctcaGACACATAAAACAACAGTGTTGACTGGATGGTAGTCCCAGGGAAGGTGAGTACAATGCTTTTTTTGTTAGCAAGCTAAAGTCCGGGGAGAAATTTCATTGAAaaagaacaacccctttaaattaccATAATACACTATGTGAAATTAACATATAATATTTTGAGGTCACCACAAATCTCATGTTTTGTGAGAAGATCTTTTTTTTGGATTTTTCACAAATGCTATAACTGTTTTTGGTTTATATACAGGACAATAACAAAACAGTGGTAAAAGACTTCATTCTCTTAGGATTCCAAGTCAATGGAGGTGTAAGAATTCTCCTTTTCTGCTTATTCCTTGTAATCTATTGTCTGATATTGTGTGGAAATGTCCTCATCATCACCGTGGTGTCCACCAGCAAGAACCTCCACACTCCAATGTACTTCTTTATCTCACAATTGTCCATCTATGACATCTTGTTGACCACCGATGTCATCCCCAAAATGCTGCAAGTCCTGCTAATTAAGGGAGGTACCATCAGTTTTATTGACTGCATCACTCAATGTTATTTACTTGGTGCCTCGGAAGCAGCCGAATGTCTTCTCCTAACAGTGATGTCTTATGACAGATATGTGGCCATCTGTAATCCTCTCCGGTACACTACCATCATGACCAACGAATACTGTGTAATATTGATCATCATCTGTTGGGTGTTTGGATTTTTAATAGTTCTGACTTTTGTCATATCAATAGCAAATCTTATTTTTTGTGGTCCAAATAACATTGATCATTTGTTCTGTGACATTATCCCCATAATAGAACTTGCCTGTTCTGATGCCTACATTGTCCACTTGGAGATTTTCTTAGCAGGCATTCCATCAATTTTTATTCCTGCCACCATCATTATAGTATCTTATGCTTATATTGTTATAACAGTATTAACAATCCCATCCAGTAACGGTAGGaagaaagccttctccacctgtagctccCATCTCACTGTGGTCTCCATATTCTATGGGACAATGTTCAGTGTTTATATTGTCCCATCTAAAAGCCAATCATCAACCATCCGTAAGATCCTATCTCTGCTATATACTGTGCTTACTCCTTTGGTCAACCCCATTATATACAGTCTGAGAAATGAGGAAATAAAAAAAGTCATACTAAATAGGAAAATGGTCAGAAAGCACTGAAAATGGCAGCTAATTTTTTGAGCTGTACGTAGTTCATTCTCGAAAAAGTTAACCTACAGAAGCAGTAGGAACCTGAGAAACTTTCAAATGCATAATCTGTTGAGCCAAAATCATTCAGTTCTGACAAGAGGAAAGAATAGCACAAAGCTTAACGCAAGCATATTATATTGATGAGTACAGATGAGCAGATcagataaaaaatcaaatttttctattcacaaatgtaattattattatacatttttatagcgccatatattccatggcgctttacatgtgaatacggggcaaatatagacaaatacattaaacgtcGTAATATCCCCTATTATGGTTTAgggtccacatacccactcctggagggggtgactgcccagtatacaattgcacaataaaggcccatatagggcgttgttcacacaatggtactgcatagtgtctggttcacagcctattagtcacgcccctacttttcgatcaggtgggctggccagtacactctcagtGCATCCCagagcgaacacccctcatgcgaaacTGAACGTGTTTGGGCTTGACTGCACCTCGAAAAATAGaatgcaaaaatatacaaaaatagtgaggtattggttgatattttggccaaaatatgcaagctcgtaacccacaccaagggtccccacgcttacgagtcctacactaaactaaatagcaaagccactagagattcAAGGTCTGCAAAAATTCAATtttaaacagcagaaaaaaaggcagcaacacttacctgcccagatcttggaacaaatgaacttatgggctggctgcacttgTTCCAAGATCAGGGCAGGTaagttgaaaattgaatttttgtagaccttgagtctctagtggctttgctatttagttcccTCCAGATCCCAAATAATAATAAACATAGCatg contains:
- the LOC138674799 gene encoding olfactory receptor 2A12-like — encoded protein: MADPFAIPSLPPENAVEDGSRREWPSGIQRDNNKTVVKDFILLGFQVNGGVRILLFCLFLVIYCLILCGNVLIITVVSTSKNLHTPMYFFISQLSIYDILLTTDVIPKMLQVLLIKGGTISFIDCITQCYLLGASEAAECLLLTVMSYDRYVAICNPLRYTTIMTNEYCVILIIICWVFGFLIVLTFVISIANLIFCGPNNIDHLFCDIIPIIELACSDAYIVHLEIFLAGIPSIFIPATIIIVSYAYIVITVLTIPSSNGRKKAFSTCSSHLTVVSIFYGTMFSVYIVPSKSQSSTIRKILSLLYTVLTPLVNPIIYSLRNEEIKKVILNRKMVRKH